The following proteins are encoded in a genomic region of Ornithodoros turicata isolate Travis chromosome 6, ASM3712646v1, whole genome shotgun sequence:
- the LOC135396885 gene encoding glyoxylate reductase/hydroxypyruvate reductase-like produces MSNRPTIYLTRPDIPHEALEKLKAACDVTVYPHEHPVDRDSLLKGVVGKDGLLCMLTDKVDKDVISAGDKLKIIATMSVGFEHIDIEECKKRNIVVTNTPDVSSDSVAELTTSLALAAGRRIVDCAEAIKQGEWVYSWSPQWLLGQGLHNSTVGFVGMGRIAQSVLRRCIGLQIKRALYFDKFHPIKPAEEMGAVYMPLNDVVGQADFIICLVNLCDETREMFNKTLFTKMKKTAVFINTSRGGVVNQEDLYNALKNGIIRAAAIDVSLPEPLPKDHKLLTLRNLIVTPHIGSSEISVRIAMGHLAVDNVINVTTGKPPRSKAVNM; encoded by the exons ATGTCTAACCGACCGACGATCTACCTCACCCGCCCAGACATCCCCCATGAAGCCTTGGAGAAGCTGAAGGCAGC TTGCGACGTGACAGTCTACCCCCATGAGCACCCAGTTGACCGTGACTCCCTACTCAAGGGTGTCGTAGGAAAAGATGGTCTTCTCTGCATGCTTACGGACAAGGTAGACAAGGATGTCATTTCAGCAG GGGACAAACTCAAGATCATTGCCACAATGTCTGTTGGCTTCGAGCATATCGACATTGAAGAGTGCAAGAAGAG GAACATCGTGGTGACCAACACTCCAGATGTGTCGTCAGACTCCGTAGCAGAGCTGACAACTTCCCTTGCGTTGGCAGCGGGCCGGAGAATTGTAGACTGCGCAGAAGCTATCAAGCA GGGCGAGTGGGTGTATTCCTGGAGCCCACAATGGCTGCTTGGACAGGGCCTGCACAACTCTACCGTTGGCTTCGTCGGAATGGGCCGGATCG CTCAATCGGTGCTCCGCAGGTGCATTGGACTGCAGATCAAGAGAGCTCTCTACTTTGACAAGTTTCACCCCATCAAGCCAG CTGAAGAAATGGGTGCTGTCTACATGCCTCTCAATGATGTAGTAGGCCAGGCAGACTTTATCATCTGCCTGGTCAACCTGTGCGACGAGACCCGAGAAATGTTCAACAAGACCCTGTTTACGAAGATGAAGAAGACAGCAGTCTTCATCAACACCAGTCG TGGCGGAGTGGTGAATCAAGAGGACTTGTACAACGCCCTGAAAAACGGCATTATTCGGGCGGCAGCCATTGATGTCTCCCTTCCAGAGCCTTTGCCCAAGGATCACAAACTCCTCACCCTAAGAAATCTAA TCGTCACACCTCACATTGGCAGCTCTGAGATTAGCGTGAGGATCGCTATGGGCCACTTGGCTGTGGACAACGTGATCAATGTCACTACGGGCAAGCCACCCCGCAGCAAGGCTGTCAACATGTGA
- the LOC135396886 gene encoding UPF0669 protein C6orf120 homolog isoform X1, with the protein MLSNIMPSMGYSWIRYEYGRRPAICIFLTLILHITDATVVFHERVTGSVGSGNFTYYALSTEGATTIFLHPLLGDPDLYIGEGDTQPTYDLSKHRLQSTTCGLERIDIPRSFKRPIGIGIYGHPSHEVSIYELEVQVDNSRDTFFDDYGYASDETASDQPFESKVQNEHYSEDGGEEESMLWTILVGILKIFLEVLTT; encoded by the exons ATGCTGTCAAATATCATGCCGAGCATGGGCTACAGTTGGATTCGTTACGAATACG GTCGTCGACCAGCAATTTGTATCTTTCTCACTCTTATTCTGCACATCACAGATGCCACGGTAGTTTTCCACGAACGTGTCACCGGGTCAGTCGGCAGCGGAAACTTCACATATTATGCCTTGTCCACGGAGGGTGCGACAACCATATTCCTGCATCCCCTGCTAGGGGATCCAGACCTCTACATTGGAGAGGGCGACACACAGCCAACGTACGACCTCAGCAAACACAGGTTACAATCCACAACCTGTGGACTGGAACGAATCGACATTCCACGGAGCTTCAAGCGGCCCATAGGCATCGGCATCTACGGTCATCCGTCTCACGAGGTCAGCATATACGAACTTGAAGTGCAAGTCGACAACAGCAGGGACACATTTTTTGACGACTACGGTTATGCCAGTGACGAAACAGCTTCGGACCAACCTTTCGAGAGCAAAGTTCAAAATGAACACTATTCTGAAGACGGAGGCGAGGAAGAATCAATGCTTTGGACAATTCTTGTGGGAATATTGAAGATATTTTTGGAAGTCCTCACAACCTGA
- the LOC135396886 gene encoding UPF0669 protein C6orf120 homolog isoform X2, which translates to MLSNIMPSMGYSWIRYEYDATVVFHERVTGSVGSGNFTYYALSTEGATTIFLHPLLGDPDLYIGEGDTQPTYDLSKHRLQSTTCGLERIDIPRSFKRPIGIGIYGHPSHEVSIYELEVQVDNSRDTFFDDYGYASDETASDQPFESKVQNEHYSEDGGEEESMLWTILVGILKIFLEVLTT; encoded by the exons ATGCTGTCAAATATCATGCCGAGCATGGGCTACAGTTGGATTCGTTACGAATACG ATGCCACGGTAGTTTTCCACGAACGTGTCACCGGGTCAGTCGGCAGCGGAAACTTCACATATTATGCCTTGTCCACGGAGGGTGCGACAACCATATTCCTGCATCCCCTGCTAGGGGATCCAGACCTCTACATTGGAGAGGGCGACACACAGCCAACGTACGACCTCAGCAAACACAGGTTACAATCCACAACCTGTGGACTGGAACGAATCGACATTCCACGGAGCTTCAAGCGGCCCATAGGCATCGGCATCTACGGTCATCCGTCTCACGAGGTCAGCATATACGAACTTGAAGTGCAAGTCGACAACAGCAGGGACACATTTTTTGACGACTACGGTTATGCCAGTGACGAAACAGCTTCGGACCAACCTTTCGAGAGCAAAGTTCAAAATGAACACTATTCTGAAGACGGAGGCGAGGAAGAATCAATGCTTTGGACAATTCTTGTGGGAATATTGAAGATATTTTTGGAAGTCCTCACAACCTGA